In a single window of the Solea solea chromosome 14, fSolSol10.1, whole genome shotgun sequence genome:
- the zgc:110843 gene encoding CDGSH iron-sulfur domain-containing protein 1 codes for MTTPGLPAMPVSSTPAVPSAGFRFTKEHLVVAVPVAVVAAVGGFLVSHYLSSGRSCKKGQVNTTVSKDSPKVVHSFDMEDIGTKAVYCRCWKSKKFPYCDGAHAKHNEATGDNVGPLIIKKKDA; via the exons ATGACAACCCCAGGTTTACCTGCCATGCCAGTGTCTTCTACACCCGCTGTGCCCAGCGCGGGTTTCAGGTTCACGAAAG AGCATTTGGTGGTCGCGGTGCCGGTTGCCGTGGTTGCAGCTGTCGGGGGCTTTCTAGTCAGCCATTACCTGTCATCTGGACGGAGCTGTAAAAAGGGACAGGTGAACACGACTGTGAGCAAAGACAGTCCCAAAGTGGTCCACAGCTTTGACATGGAGGACATCGGCACCAAGGCCGTGTACTGCCGCTGCTGGAAGTCAAAGAAG TTCCCGTACTGTGACGGAGCCCACGCCAAACACAACGAAGCGACCGGGGACAACGTGGGGCCCCTCATCATCAAGAAGAAGGATGCTTAA
- the cxxc5b gene encoding CXXC-type zinc finger protein 5 gives MSTAVDIAGPSSPDQAHSSAKIPNEPLRPSLKRSNHPYSLSHYISTPSQAVDVKGLIQPSPAQQRAAQPAHAKPRRAPSWPDMWESPSGLHLAHAAELLMRAGLLALTPAATEQASLGAQSSQPAKREAAEAKTGKGDGEGGGGGSGPEEEEEDSSGCGTDFQPFLGAWFPFSPALFPLAGFQMGGGHWRSAAMGAEGIEGLVAEGYSPGSLGTSSGGKRKRKRCGECVPCRRQTNCEQCSSCRNRKRGHQICKYRKCEELKRKPGGPGFESRVSGFDLRGSDFTLGLAQERSNGALDG, from the coding sequence ATGTCCACCGCCGTAGACATCGCTGGCCCTTCCTCCCCAGATCAGGCCCACAGCAGCGCTAAAATCCCTAATGAGCCCCTGAGACCCAGCCTAAAGCGCTCCAACCACCCCTACAGCCTCTCTCATTACATCTCCACCCCTTCCCAGGCCGTGGATGTCAAAGGACTGATCCAGCCCTCCCCGGCCCAGCAGCGGGCCGCTCAGCCTGCACACGCTAAGCCTCGCCGGGCCCCTTCCTGGCCCGACATGTGGGAGTCACCCAGCGGGCTCCACCTGGCCCATGCCGCAGAGCTGCTGATGCGCGCCGGGCTCCTGGCTCTGACACCTGCCGCCACAGAGCAGGCCAGCCTGGGTGCACAGAGCAGCCAACCAGCTAAAAGGGAGGCTGCAGAGGCAAAGACGGGGAAGGGGGATGGggaaggtggtggtggtggttctgggcctgaggaagaggaagaggactccTCTGGCTGTGGCACTGATTTCCAACCCTTCCTGGGTGCGTGGTTCCCCTTCAGCCCTGCTCTGTTTCCTTTGGCAGGTTTCCAGATGGGGGGAGGCCACTGGAGAAGTGCAGCCATGGGAGCAGAGGGCATTGAGGGCCTGGTGGCTGAGGGCTACTCTCCTGGCTCTCTGGGCACCAGCAGTGGAggcaagaggaagaggaagaggtgcGGGGAGTGTGTACCTTGTCGGCGACAGACAAACTGCGAACAGTGCAGCAGCTGCCGCAATCGCAAGAGGGGACACCAGATCTGTAAATACAGGAAGTGTGAGGAGCTGAAGAGGAAGCCGGGAGGCCCCGGGTTTGAGAGCAGAGTGTCTGGGTTTGACCTCAGGGGGTCCGATTTTACTTTGGGTCTGGCGCAGGAGAGAAGCAATGGAGCCTTGGATGGATAG